A window of Salmo trutta chromosome 17, fSalTru1.1, whole genome shotgun sequence genomic DNA:
CTGTGTCTGCCTGGATGGATCTCCTCTCCATCCCAAACCCTGGCTGCGGGAGAAGTTTCAGACTAACCTGGAGTAGCTATTGCCTCAAACTAGTGACGTGCAGTTCGACTCTTTTACTGAACAAATAGTTGTAAAAACTCTACACCACCAAAATTGGGGCGTCTAAAATGTTGCCACGCCATCTGAAACACCCCAGCCACACCAACCACCTAAGTCCCTTCTTGATCCAGAAAAAAATGCTGCAGTTCGCAAATGATAGTGCTAATCTCCTCTCTCGGCAGTCAAGCAACTGCTTTCCGCCAAGAGTCAATTTCAGTTGCGGCAGCAACTAGACCTCATTCCAAAGGTATCAATAAATAATTGTATATGTATGCCTAGCAAtcacaaatgtacattgtttgaATCACACTTTTATATGTCTGTCACAAATTACAGATCCAATAAGCCCCCTATGGTGAACGTGCAGCTTGTAGAATCAGGATTCTTTTTAGTTTCAGAGTTTTTAGTTTATCGTTCATCAGTAGGGGGTCCTTACAGAATCTAATGAACAAAAATTATTTTGGAGTGAACGAAGTTGAAAAGATCAGTCATGAAAAAAATACGAACTTCCCATCATCACCTCAAACATCCAATATTAATGAGTTAGTGAGCCCAATCATAACTAGACCTTCCTCCTAAATTAAACATTTTACTGGAGGAGGGAAAGTCTAGTGTGCAATAGCTTTCGATAAGAGCTGTAAAGAAGTCCTGAGGACCTCTTCCACATCTGCCCAGCAGATGAATGTAAGGCTTATAGTCAACACCTTGAAAAATGACATGGTTCCAAATGTTTAAAAGGCTGCACTGTAGACTGACTACAGTGCTAAACTAAAAACATACAGCTGACTAAGGCTTGGGTGACGAGAGAGAACAATTAAGAAAAGCTATTTGAAGGATTCGGGAGGGGAGGGGGATGCACTAACCATAGGGCCATATTTACAAGGTAGCACCATGAGAAGTGTTTACATGGCGGACAGATAAATGTTTACCTGAATATATATATTTGGGCCGTGGCATAAGACCTGGCAGTGCAGAAAACTTGTTCATTGTTCCATCATCAGAGTGAAGAGAAGAATGAAGATTAAGATTTCACGAAATAGCCCACCAGGCCATAAGAGAATGACGACAGAACATTCTTACCCTTCTTCACTAATGAGCTTAAGACTGTTTCAGGGAGAGGTCACTCTTTTGCAAGACAAGCTTCGACCCCAGACTCACCCagtctccccacacacacacacacacacacacacacacacacacgaccggCAGGGCCTAGGTCTACGTTTCCTACTCAACCAGAGCTGCCTTTTAGCCTAAACTTCACCATAATTCATTTTGAGAACCCTGGAAAATGTCATTAAGTCAAAACATGCCTGatttaaaaatgtaaacaaaacctCCAAGCCACCCATTTAGTGCTCCGGCAGAGAGCTTTATAACGAGAAAAATACAACAGATGAATTAATGCTGCCTTGAAGGACGTCAGCGCAGAATAGAAAACGCTAGAATGCCTGTTGTTAAAGCCTTCAAAAGAAGACAATTATTTTCATCTGTGGGACATCGATTGTCAATCaaattccacggagggccgagtgtccgtgggttttcgctccacccttgtacttgattgatgattTAAGGTCattaattagtaaggaactcccctcacctggttttcTAGGTCttaaaaggaaaaaccaaaaacatgCATAATGACTGGGAGACACCCCtgatctacagtgccttcggaaagtattcagaccccttgacattttccacattttgttacgttgcagccttattctaaaatgtattaaataaaaatcctcagtaacctacacacaatacctcataatgacaaagcgaaaacaattttgccaatttataaaaaataaaacagaaatagcttatttacataagtatttagacaaactttgctatgagactcgaaattgagctctggaGCATCCCgtttccagtgatcatccttgaggttattctacaacttggagtcctcctgtggtaaattcaattgattggacatgatttggaaaggcactcacctgtctatataaggtcccacagttgacagtgcatgtcagagcaaaaaccaagccatgaggtcaaaggaattgtccgtagaactcagaGGCAGGATTGTGACGAGGCAAAGATcatgggaagggtaccaaaaccaaattctgccgcattgaaggtccccaagaacagtggcctccattcttaaatggaaaaagtgtggaaccaccaagactcttaagctgaccgcccggccaaactgagcaatcgggggagaagggccttggtcagggaggtgaccaaaaacccgatggtcactgacagagctccagagttcctctgtggtgatgggagaaccttccagaaggacaaccatctctgcagcactccaccaatcaggcctttatggtagagtggccagacggaagacactcctcagtaaaaaggcacgacaacccgcttggagtttgccaaaaggcccctaaagactctcagaccatgagcatcaagattctctgttctgatgaaaccaagattgaactttttgacctccatgccaagcgtcacatctggaagaaacttggcaccatccctacagtgaagcatggtggtggcagcatcatgctgtggggatgtttttcagcggcagggactgggagacaagtcaggatcgagggaaagatgaacagagcaatgtagagatccttaatgaaaacctgctccagagcgctcaggacctcagactggggtgaaggttcaccttccaacaggacaacgaccccaagcacacagccaagtcaacgcaggagtggcttcaggacaagtctcaatgtccttgaggtccagccagagcccggacttgaaccctatcaaacatctctggagagacctgaaaatagctgtgcaacaacgctccccatccaacctgacagcgcttgagaggatctgcagagaagaatgggagaaactccccaaatacaggtgtgccaagctggtagcgtcatacccaagaagactcaatgctgtaatcgctgccaaaggtgctttaacaaagtactaagGAAAGAGTTTGAAttcttatgcaaatgtgatatcagttttatttttaataagttggcaaacatttctaaaaacctgtttttgccttgtcattatggggtattgtgtgtagattgatttaaatagttttttcccccttcaacaattttagtataaggctgtaacgtaacagaatgtgggaAAAacaatcaaggggtctgaatactttccgaaggcactgtatatcatacAGAAAGACTATAAAACGATTGTGACGACTAGATCAGCTTTCACTAGATTTAGGATGAGTTCTTCTTACAGAAGAACAAAAGGATTCCCATATAAAGTATGGAGGCCCTTAAGAAGTGTGGGCATGTCTTGTATAATCAGAGCCTGACAGACATCAATGACTCTAAATCGGATCGTTTACACCCCGGTATTTGCTGGAACAGGGACATTTTCTAAAAATAAGCAATAATAATGATTAACAATGACAATAATACTACTCAGACGCAGACCTTTAACAAGACAGCGATCTCAGCTTTGTTTTTATTTGAGTCCAAATCGGCTTTTTCCCCCCAACTATGGAATAGTGACCTCACCCTAGAGGTTGGTAGCTCCGTTTTCATAgaattctctccatctccctctccctctctctcaaagcTGCTCCACTGCAATGACTTCACATGTTTGTCTTAGAAATGTGCCCGTGGATGGACACCTCTGTAGCCTTGGCAACACATATATCAGAAACTTTACCAGACAGATTTTAACAAATCTGGTGGTATAAGCACACAATATCCTCACATGTAGAACTTGTTGAGTATTATTCCCATAGAAAATAATCTTTGCCCATGTTAAATAGACAGATGACAGCAATTACAAAAGGGCCCACAAAAAATATACTCTTAGAAAGTAGCCTACCTATCAAAGTATAAATATCCCACAGAAAATATTTCTAaatgaaaaaaagagagagaaaaggcaaGTGGTGCGTGCGCGCGAGGAGCTGAACAAAGCCCCTGAAAGTAGAGTAGACCCCCAATAAAATGAATGGCCATTACATTCATAGGCCACATGTAGAACAGGGAGGACACTAAAATATTGATAGTAGTGATACtatgtgtatttattttataatTTAATAAGTATATACAAATATTAAAAGTAATACTtattaacaaaaaaataaacatatccaCTAATGCTTGAATTATGAAATACAAGCCATCAGCAAAACAGGTTAACAAGAAAATCATTCAAGAACCTTTCCAACACACAATCAAGCCCAATTATGGGGCAATTTCACACGTGGGATCCAAAATAAACAAACACGTCTGGTGAGAAGGGGCCCGAACATATCTACATCAAGAACATAGCTGTTTCAGCTCCATACAAAATGTCATAAGAAGCATTTCTCGGCAGTAAATGaattatttacaaaaataaatagaATTCTTTACATCAGAGCTGGTTTTAATCATTAGCTATTGAAGCGCATCTCCCCAATGCTGGTGGCGTCGCTGATGTCCACAACACAAGTTCTGTTTAGAATGCAAAAGGTTTGCTGGACAAAATGGGACTAATCAGAAATTAGTCCCCATTTCAAAACGGGCTACTTCCTCCTCAGGAATTAAAAACAAACACCTGCATCATTACCACTAAAGTAAGAGAAATGGCATGACTAAATGTCCAACATCTTCACACTTCATTTCCTATTTTCACCTTTTATTTTGGCATCTTTGACAAATCTCTATTcgcctccaacacacacacacacacaagcccatgCAGTCCTTGAcattataaacgcaacaatttcaacaatttaactgagttacaattcataaggaaatcagtaatttaaataaattaattaaaccctaacctatggatttcacgactggtcaggggcgcagccatgggtgggcctgagaaggcataggcccacccactgggggagccaggctcagccaatcatgaatttttcaccacaaaagggctttattacagacataaatactcttcagtttcatcagttgtccagGTCGCTGGTCttagacaatcccacaggtgaagaagtcagatgtggaggtcctgggctggtgtggttacacgtggtctgcggttgcgagatcggttggacgtactgccaaattcgcTAAAATGACgttgaggcggcttatggtagagaaattaacattcaattctctggcaacagttctgatggacattcctgcagtcagcatgccaaattgCACTACCTCGtaacatctgtggtattgtgttgtgtgacagaactgtACATTATAGTGGCTttttgttcccagcacaaggtgcacctgtgtaatgatcatgccgtttaatcagcttcttgatattccacacctgtcaggtggatggattatcttggcaaaggagaaatgcagtggtgtaaaaagtacccaattgtcatgcttgagtaaaagtaatgattaattttctattaaggtgtcacccagtaaaatactacttgattaaaagtatttggttttatatATGCACAcgcttatgtatcaaaagtaaaagtacaagtataaatcagttcaaattccttatattgagCAAAGCAGATGGCCACATTTCCTAGTTTTTTAcgtttatttacagatagcctgGGGCACACTCcgacgaagcatgtgtttagtgagtccgccagttcagaggcagtagggatgaccagggaggttctgttgataagtgtgtcAATTAGAccacattttcctgtcctgctaaggcTAAGCATTCAAAACATAATAACTTTTGGGTgtcggggaaaatgtatggagtaaaagtacattattttcattaggaattTAGTGTAGTAAAAGTTGTACAAATAAcaatttttacttaagtagttttttggggtaagtactttacatcactggagaaatgctcactaacatggatatAAATCAAAATAAGCACAcaatttagagaaataagcttttttgcgcatatggaacatttctggcttttatttcagctcatgaaacgagtttaacactttacatgttgcgtttaatatttttgttcagtgtaagatGGTAATAAATTACTTGAATGGCTATTATGTTTATTTTTACAATGACTTAGTCACTGAAATCCAAATAGGCTCCTCTCagggtgaagaaaaaaaaaaaaaagatttagcaCCACAGTAATGAAGTTTGAGAATGTGTCTAGAAAGGCATGGTTTAAATCTCAAATGGTTCTGTATTGGCCTATGAGAGCAGCTAACAATCCAATGCTTCCCCTCATCTGTCCGTTTCTCAGATTCCGGATGGCCTCTTCCGGAGTTTCTCTGCCCAATCTGGCTCTTCCTGGACGTCCTGTTCTCCACAGCATCCATCATGCACCTGTGTGCCATCTCACTGGACCGCTACATAGCCATCAAGAAGCCCATTCAGCACAGCCAGTATAAGTCCAGGGCCAAAGCCATGGCTAAGATAGCAGTGGTGTGGTTCATATCTATTGGTAAGctgctgtttttttgttgttgtcctgtGTTGAAATCAGGAGCATTCTCCAATGTGTTGTTTGAACAAGTTTATTTACGCTATGTCATTGCGGTTCAATTCCTTAGCGCCTGTGACGTGACATGTCTCAGAAAAGCCGGATGCAATAAAAGCTATATAAAAACGTTCACATACAGTACCTCGCTTAAAACTTAACCCCGATTAACACATTGTAAACAGTAACAGAGCATCATAGTGTTAGCAGTCAAGGGGACCTGTGGGAACACACAGTTAATGAGCCAGACAGATTTACACAAAAACAGCATCAAATTAAAAAAAGGGAGGTTTAAATTATAGAGAGTATGCTCCCAGGAAGGAAATTAATTTCACATCACTGCCCTTGTGATGAGCGTAGTGAAACAACATAAGGCTTACAATTGCAAAAATATGCGCGCTCTTTGAGCAGTACAACGGTTTTACAATGTTGCTACAACGCTATGGATCACAGATTTGTTTTTCAGAAAAGTTTAAGACAAAATAACATTCAAGACAAAACCAAGCATTCAAACCACAACCTTATTTGAGGATTCCTGGACCAGTAACTACTTGACTCTTCACAATAAGCATAAAATGTGCACTGCAGAACAGATAGGAATCTGCAATTTTACAAAACTGAATAGAAAAGCAACGCTGAAGAGCCTCTGGTATTTTCAGTAATATTAGGTTACGAGACAAAAGGCCATTTGGACTGAAGAGGATAAGGGGCAGGAGATAAAGCTAAGGACCATAAGCTTAGTCCATAAACAAAGGGGAGGTGGAGCAGCTAATACACTGGAATCCTCTTCACACAGAACATGTTACATACGAGGGAATGTCAGAAACTGGTTTCCCATATTTGGCCCAATGTTAAGCCTATACCCAAATGGGTCATTTGACAGCCCAATAAGACAGTTTGAGACaaacattgttttatttttctgATTGATGTGCTTCTTATTACTTCTTGTCCACTGTCCGAGTCTGTATTGTTAATGACTGGCCAGTGAACCCTTGGTAAATATGCACACTGGTTtgcaataaaaaaatgtatgtcatttagcagacgctcttatccagagcgacttatatatatatatatatataaaacaaattatttgtaagtcgctctggataagagcgtctgctaaatatatatacatttgctttCCAGTATGAAATGAAACTGAACACCTCTATTCTCGTTAATCATGACAGTTCCTCTGGCTGAAGCATTTAGGAGACTGGTGTGAGGACTTGGCAGAGTTCAGCCTGGCATTAATCAAGTTTAAagttgtattagtcacatgtacaggatacacatggtatacaccatccAACGACATGCTTACTAGCAGGTTAATGGAATTCATAGGGCGTTCAGACTCGTTCACAACAGCACGCTCTCAGTTTTCACCTCAGGGCTAAGGTTCTACACATTGACTTTCTTTCGGTGAGCAAAACCAGACGATTGCTTAGAGTTACGCGAGCAGCACTTACACGCCACGACAGTAGAAGGGACTCTTCGTCCAGGGTGTAGTGCTCACGGTCACTGTATTATAGCTGGCAATATATGGTTTGTTTATTTGATTTTTAAGCAAAGAATGAGAACTTCCAGAACGACCCTTTGCGCTACCTCTGCTGTCCTCAGTCGTGAAAGCCTGAAGCTTTAAACAGAGTTATACTCTGGCAGCATCAAAAGGAAAAGCAGATGTGAACATTTCATGTCCTATAAGAAAATGCAAAAAGAAAAGCAGCATAAAGTGTCCACTGGCTGCGAAAATCCTGTCTCTACTCCCAAAACACATTTAATCCCAAACAACCAAAGTTGTTAGTCTTTCCATCTAACACTGTGAAGAGACAACAAAGTTTGGATTGATCATTTGACTGACcaaacttctctctctcacacacaggtaTCGCAATTCCCATTCCCATCAAGGGGCTGAGAAACTACCACCTTCCAAACAATGTCACCTTTAACAGCAACCACACCTGCCTACTGAAACCAGACAGCTTCCGAGAATTCATCATGTTTGGCTCCATGACAGCTTTTTTCATCCCTTTGACTATCATGATGGTCATCTACCTGCTCACCATCCAGGTGCTGCGCAAGAAAGCCTTTCTGCTCAGGTCAAAGGTGACCCAACGCTTCACTCGCCCAACCGTCTCCTCAGTCTTCCAGAGGGAGCAGTCAGTGGCTTCTCCCACAACTGAGAAACTGTCAGGAAAATCAATTTCTCCCGCCAACCCAATCATAGGTGACGAGATCCCCATCCGTCGCATGTCCACCATAGGCAAGAAGTCCATGCAGAACCTGACCAATGAGCAGCGTGCCTCCAAGGTGCTGGGCATCGTCTTCCTTCTGTTTGTGGTCATGTGGTGCCCATTCTTCATCACCAACATCACCTCTGTGCTTTGCGCCAGCTGCGACGTCCATGTGATCGGCCGTCTGATGGAGATCTTCGTGTGGGTAGGCTACGTGTCATCAGGCATCAATCCGCTGGTCTACACCCTCTTCAACAAGACCTTCCGCCAGGCCTTCACACGCTACATCACCTGTAACTACAGCAGCGCCACTAACACACCAGCCAGGCAAACTAGGGAACAGTATGGCTGCAGGAATCTGACACGGATCTCCTTCCATTCATCTGTGGCGGAAAACTCCAAGCTGTTCATGAAGCGGGGGATGAAGAACGGCATCGGGCCGGTGAGCTATCAGAGCCCGCCGAGGCGACGGCAAGCACCCATGCAGTCCTCTGCTAGCGTTGTACTGGACACTCTGCTCCTTACAGAGAATGAGGATTGCAAACCCGAAGAGCATGTCAGTTATGTGTAGCGCAAAAGGAAATAATTAGAACTAGAAAGTCACGTGAAAAAGACAGAGCAGGCTTGAGTTGTCCAGGGGTTCAGGTGACAAGACACCTTCCTTGAGCATCACTTCTGTGGATTCGGTGCTATTAAAGAAAACACCGTGTGTCCTCAGGGGCGAAACGAAAGGAGATGCGCGATCTCTGTCAAACACTTTGGCCAGAAAGAAGAGGCCCTCAGATTCTGTACAGAGATTGCTGAACATTAGGAGTAAAATGAGACAGCAAATAGGTGCGtcgagttagttagttagttaccctCAATAAAAGACAAACCCTACAACGCTCAGGTCGGATTGTCCTTAAGGAGGCCGCCAGACAGATAAGGAATGAAGACAGACTGTCTGGAAACACTCTCAGTGGATACAATGTGTATTCCCATGCTACCCATGGGATATTTGGTTGTCTGCTATGGACAATTTCCATGGAGGAGATGACATGCTTACCAATTGAGGACAAACACTCCTCCCACAAACTAGACATTCAGTCTCCACATCACACAGAGTTCTGAAGAAgatattatatattataatatataatacACTATAAATGCCACCCATTTTAACTGCAATGTTTGGTAAGTGTTTTTATAAACTGTGAACAGATGTTATAAAGTCACAAGTCCTATTTTCCCCAAAGTGTTATAATAATCCACTTGGATGTTtatatataaaatgcaacatAGACAAAACCTTTTGCAAATGGGAAGCTTGtcaaatacaaaaatgtatagCCTACGAATGGATGTGTGATGGTTCAGAAATGTATAAAACTGTGCTTGGCTTAAAGAAAAGCCGTGTCCTTTTTTACAGTTCTTAAGAGGATCTTGAAAGCAGATGTAACTACAGACCAAGTCATCTTATTTTAAACACGTTGTCTTTTTCTCtgaaaatatatatgttttgcgGCCGCAACGACCGATCTACTGTTTCACTTTCAGAGTTTAGATAGTGTCTCCTTGATGGGGTGGTAATGAAGCAAAGCAAAGCTAACTGGACTTGGGAGCCAAAATAAACACACCATAAACCACTGCGCTAGGAGTTCATCGTCACAAACAACGACTACGAGGAGGCTGAATCCCGAACGTAAGTGCGTAGGGACATGACCGCTTTATGAGgggcaataaaaaaa
This region includes:
- the LOC115151518 gene encoding 5-hydroxytryptamine receptor 2B-like, encoding MSQPEAPPLAVNGSGSEEVAGAQLRWAALLIIMVIIPTIGGNILVILAVSLERKLQNATNYFLMSLAVADLLVGLLVMPIALITVLYNSGWPLPEFLCPIWLFLDVLFSTASIMHLCAISLDRYIAIKKPIQHSQYKSRAKAMAKIAVVWFISIGIAIPIPIKGLRNYHLPNNVTFNSNHTCLLKPDSFREFIMFGSMTAFFIPLTIMMVIYLLTIQVLRKKAFLLRSKVTQRFTRPTVSSVFQREQSVASPTTEKLSGKSISPANPIIGDEIPIRRMSTIGKKSMQNLTNEQRASKVLGIVFLLFVVMWCPFFITNITSVLCASCDVHVIGRLMEIFVWVGYVSSGINPLVYTLFNKTFRQAFTRYITCNYSSATNTPARQTREQYGCRNLTRISFHSSVAENSKLFMKRGMKNGIGPVSYQSPPRRRQAPMQSSASVVLDTLLLTENEDCKPEEHVSYV